A single window of Sphingobium sp. SCG-1 DNA harbors:
- a CDS encoding DUF4345 domain-containing protein: MIEKRLLQVIVALACIVPLVTGSTGILHGPQWLRGVGAAPVDLDSHFRYMSGIFFGVGLAFCSCVPNIEMKGERFRMLGMFVVIGGLARAYSLLSVGAPSKGHLLGLAMELGVVPCLMLWQAAYARRSKELS; the protein is encoded by the coding sequence ATGATCGAAAAGCGTCTTTTGCAGGTTATCGTTGCCCTCGCCTGCATCGTGCCGCTGGTGACGGGCAGCACGGGCATATTGCACGGTCCGCAATGGCTGCGCGGCGTGGGTGCGGCGCCTGTCGATCTGGACAGCCACTTCCGCTACATGAGTGGCATATTCTTCGGCGTTGGCCTCGCTTTCTGTTCCTGCGTGCCGAACATCGAGATGAAGGGCGAACGCTTTCGGATGCTCGGCATGTTCGTTGTGATTGGCGGCCTCGCACGGGCCTACTCGCTATTGTCGGTCGGCGCGCCGTCAAAGGGCCATCTGCTCGGCCTTGCCATGGAACTCGGCGTCGTTCCCTGCCTGATGCTATGGCAAGCCGCCTATGCACGCCGCTCCAAGGAATTGAGTTAG
- a CDS encoding DUF2721 domain-containing protein translates to MIPMPQVAQVAQTIQLALAPVFLLAGLGAFLNVCTGRLARVIDRARVVESLVLATRGKEHDRFVDEIRKLDRRMTVVNSAIFLTVASGASVCLVVILLFGSELFHGHIGRPIAFLFIAAMMLQAAAFVTFIIEIRLASRTIHIRNEVLFHKAEEDEGA, encoded by the coding sequence GTGATTCCGATGCCGCAAGTCGCTCAAGTCGCGCAAACGATCCAACTCGCCCTTGCCCCGGTTTTCCTGCTTGCGGGACTCGGCGCGTTTCTCAACGTCTGCACCGGTCGGCTCGCCCGTGTGATCGACCGCGCCCGCGTCGTTGAAAGTCTCGTATTGGCGACGCGTGGCAAGGAACATGACCGATTCGTCGATGAGATCCGCAAGCTCGACCGCCGCATGACCGTGGTGAACAGCGCGATCTTCCTGACCGTTGCGAGTGGCGCATCGGTTTGCCTAGTCGTCATCCTCCTGTTCGGGTCCGAGCTGTTCCACGGCCATATCGGTCGTCCGATAGCGTTCCTCTTCATTGCTGCGATGATGCTGCAGGCAGCGGCGTTCGTCACCTTCATCATCGAGATTCGCTTGGCGTCTCGCACCATTCACATCCGCAACGAAGTCCTCTTCCACAAAGCGGAGGAGGATGAAGGCGCATGA
- a CDS encoding DUF2061 domain-containing protein: MLLFRGKESNPRSFAKAVSWRTLGSIDTFLLGLFFTHDVKAAGAIASTEVVTKILLYYGHERLWAQFGWGLAPHAVAPTPAPEAETAIL, from the coding sequence ATGCTGCTTTTCAGAGGCAAGGAATCCAATCCCCGGTCCTTCGCAAAAGCCGTAAGCTGGCGCACCCTCGGCAGCATCGACACATTCCTCCTGGGCCTGTTCTTCACGCATGATGTCAAGGCAGCGGGCGCGATCGCCTCGACCGAAGTCGTCACCAAGATTCTCCTGTACTACGGTCATGAGCGCCTTTGGGCGCAGTTCGGCTGGGGTCTGGCGCCACATGCAGTTGCGCCCACGCCGGCTCCGGAAGCGGAGACAGCCATTCTGTGA
- a CDS encoding LL-diaminopimelate aminotransferase yields the protein MSEEFYRMKRLPPYVIAEVNAMRAAARAAGEDIIDLGMGNPDLPPPDHVIAKLVEVAQKPDAHGYSASKGIPGLRKAQANYYGRRFGVDVDPETEVVVTMGSKEGLASLATAITAPGDVVLAPNPSYPIHTFGFIIAGATIRSVPTTPDEQYFRSLDRAMAFTVPRPSILVVNYPSNPTAETVDLAFYERLVAWAKENKVWILSDLAYSELYFDGNPTPSILQVPGAKDVAVEFTSLSKTYSMAGWRIGFAVGNKTLIAAMTRVKSYLDYGAFTPIQAAACAALNGPQDIVQKNRELYHKRRDILVESFARAGWDIPAPRASMFAWAPLPPALKDMGSLEFSKQLLTHAKVAVAPGVGYGEDGEGYVRIAMVENEQRLRQAARNVKRYLQSMGVNTPNTKAAV from the coding sequence ATGTCCGAAGAATTCTACCGCATGAAACGCCTGCCCCCTTATGTCATCGCCGAAGTGAACGCGATGCGGGCCGCGGCGCGTGCGGCGGGTGAGGACATCATCGATCTTGGCATGGGCAATCCCGACTTGCCGCCGCCCGATCACGTCATCGCGAAACTGGTGGAGGTGGCGCAAAAGCCCGACGCGCATGGCTATTCCGCGTCGAAGGGTATTCCGGGTCTCCGCAAGGCGCAGGCGAATTATTACGGGCGGCGCTTCGGTGTAGACGTCGATCCCGAGACGGAAGTCGTCGTGACGATGGGATCGAAGGAAGGATTGGCGAGCCTCGCCACCGCGATCACTGCACCCGGCGATGTCGTGCTCGCGCCTAACCCAAGTTATCCGATCCACACCTTCGGCTTCATCATCGCCGGGGCCACGATCCGTTCGGTGCCAACCACGCCTGATGAGCAGTATTTCCGCTCGCTCGATCGCGCCATGGCGTTCACCGTGCCGCGCCCGTCGATCCTGGTCGTCAACTATCCGTCGAATCCGACCGCCGAGACCGTCGATCTCGCCTTCTACGAGCGGCTGGTCGCCTGGGCGAAGGAGAACAAGGTCTGGATCTTGTCCGACCTTGCCTATTCGGAACTGTATTTCGACGGCAATCCGACGCCTTCCATCCTACAGGTGCCGGGCGCGAAAGATGTTGCGGTGGAGTTCACCTCGCTTAGCAAGACCTACTCCATGGCAGGCTGGCGCATCGGCTTCGCAGTCGGCAACAAGACGCTGATCGCGGCGATGACACGCGTGAAAAGCTACCTCGACTATGGTGCCTTCACCCCCATTCAGGCCGCCGCCTGTGCCGCGTTGAACGGCCCGCAGGATATCGTCCAGAAGAACCGCGAACTCTATCACAAGCGCCGCGACATATTGGTCGAAAGCTTCGCACGCGCCGGATGGGACATCCCCGCTCCGCGTGCATCCATGTTCGCATGGGCGCCCTTGCCTCCAGCCTTGAAAGATATGGGCAGCCTGGAGTTCTCCAAGCAGCTGCTCACCCATGCCAAGGTCGCGGTCGCGCCCGGCGTCGGCTATGGCGAGGACGGCGAAGGCTATGTCCGCATCGCTATGGTCGAGAACGAGCAGCGGCTGCGCCAGGCAGCGCGCAACGTGAAACGCTACCTCCAGAGCATGGGCGTCAATACGCCGAATACGAAAGCCGCGGTCTGA
- a CDS encoding PHA/PHB synthase family protein → MQQWTHAIGRAQQMMLEHSTRQVARGEPPFDATAVARVQTDYINESVAMWQRFVDGSGWLKSNPDPAPADSPAARKDRRFADPAWQQHPFFDLIRQSYLLTSDYLTRLVDNVDGVDPKQKAQLRFVTNGIIDALSPSNFPMTNPKVLEKTLESGGENLVKGIKHMLADMEKGQLTHTDGTQFEVGRNIAATPGKVIHETPLYQLIQYTPTTETVLKTPLIIFPPWINRFYILDLAPEKSLVKWVVDQGITLFMVSWKSADESLIDIQWDDYILKGQVDAIDTVRDLLDVESVHTVGYCVAGTTLAATLALLAAREEADKVASATFFTAQVDFAQAGDLTLFVNDEQLAVIEKLTTSGVLDGRYMAATFNLLRGRDLIWNYVVNNYLMGQDYAPFDLLYWNGDTTNLPAKWHRSYLKDLYRDNKLVISNAISIDGTPINLTLVKTPVYIQAGKEDHIAPPQSVWKLVDHFTGPHRFVLAGSGHIAGVVNPPAANKYQYWTSATPATSLEEFTAKAQETPGSWWPDWVEWLRGHDPETVEVRGARRPGEGRLPAIEDAPGRYVRSR, encoded by the coding sequence ATGCAGCAATGGACTCATGCAATCGGTCGGGCGCAGCAGATGATGCTTGAGCACAGCACGCGGCAGGTTGCACGTGGCGAACCGCCGTTCGACGCCACCGCCGTTGCCCGCGTGCAGACCGACTACATCAACGAAAGCGTCGCGATGTGGCAGCGTTTCGTTGATGGATCGGGCTGGCTTAAAAGCAACCCTGATCCCGCGCCCGCCGACAGCCCGGCCGCGCGCAAGGACCGGCGCTTTGCCGATCCCGCTTGGCAGCAGCATCCGTTCTTCGATCTCATTCGGCAGAGCTATCTCCTGACGTCGGATTATCTGACGCGGCTGGTCGATAACGTCGATGGCGTCGACCCGAAGCAAAAGGCGCAGCTTCGCTTTGTCACCAACGGCATCATCGATGCGCTTTCACCCAGCAATTTTCCGATGACCAATCCCAAGGTCCTGGAAAAAACGCTGGAGAGCGGCGGCGAGAATCTGGTCAAGGGCATCAAGCATATGCTCGCCGACATGGAGAAGGGCCAACTCACGCACACCGACGGCACTCAGTTCGAAGTGGGGCGCAACATCGCCGCTACACCGGGCAAGGTGATCCATGAAACGCCGCTCTATCAGTTGATCCAATATACGCCGACGACCGAGACGGTGCTGAAGACGCCGCTCATTATCTTCCCGCCATGGATCAACCGCTTTTACATTCTCGACCTCGCGCCCGAAAAGAGTCTCGTGAAATGGGTCGTGGATCAGGGGATCACGCTTTTCATGGTCTCTTGGAAATCGGCGGACGAAAGTCTGATCGACATTCAGTGGGACGATTACATCCTGAAGGGGCAGGTGGACGCGATCGACACGGTCCGTGACTTGCTGGATGTGGAGAGCGTCCACACCGTCGGCTATTGCGTGGCGGGCACGACCCTTGCGGCGACGCTGGCGCTGCTCGCCGCGCGCGAGGAAGCGGACAAGGTGGCGAGCGCGACGTTCTTTACCGCGCAGGTCGATTTCGCACAAGCAGGCGACCTCACGCTGTTCGTCAATGACGAGCAACTGGCGGTGATCGAGAAGCTGACGACCTCGGGCGTGCTGGACGGCCGCTATATGGCCGCGACGTTCAACCTGCTGCGCGGGCGCGACCTCATTTGGAACTATGTCGTCAACAATTACCTGATGGGGCAGGATTATGCGCCGTTCGACTTGCTCTACTGGAACGGCGACACGACGAACCTGCCCGCGAAATGGCACCGCAGCTATTTGAAGGATCTGTATCGCGACAATAAGCTGGTGATCTCGAATGCGATCAGCATCGATGGAACGCCGATCAACCTGACGCTTGTGAAAACCCCGGTCTATATCCAGGCGGGTAAGGAGGATCATATCGCACCGCCGCAAAGCGTGTGGAAACTGGTCGATCACTTCACGGGGCCGCACCGGTTCGTGCTGGCAGGATCTGGGCATATCGCCGGAGTCGTCAATCCGCCCGCCGCGAACAAATATCAGTATTGGACCTCTGCCACACCTGCCACATCTCTGGAGGAATTCACGGCCAAGGCACAGGAAACGCCCGGAAGTTGGTGGCCGGATTGGGTGGAGTGGCTGCGCGGCCACGATCCCGAAACCGTGGAGGTGCGTGGGGCGCGGCGTCCGGGCGAGGGGCGACTCCCCGCCATTGAAGACGCTCCTGGGCGTTATGTAAGGAGCCGTTGA
- the phaP gene encoding phasin family protein (Members of this family are phasins (small proteins associated with inclusions such as PHA granules). Note that several different families of phasins have been named PhaP despite very little sequence similarity to each other.), translating into MKPAPVGGKGVALTARQALQASEKATGQAAKPAPVKPSVVSKAKEIAVKAPVKAPVAKKVAANPVAVTAPAAKAPLVKAPVAQVEVPVLPAAAAANAVTTDKVAQDTPTSQITSAPETEKSALPAAAEGTKTVNDVIENTKKYTDEAKTRFQSAFADMNEKAKSGVEKSTKAIEEMADIAKGNVEAIVESGKIAAKGVEAMGQDAAEYGRLTFEKASATMKSLAAVKSPTEFFQLQSEMLSSAFDAFAKESAKTSEALIKLAGEVAQPISSRVSIVTDKVKSLAA; encoded by the coding sequence GTGAAGCCGGCGCCCGTTGGCGGCAAGGGCGTCGCCCTTACTGCGCGACAGGCCCTGCAGGCTTCCGAGAAGGCGACCGGCCAGGCTGCGAAGCCGGCTCCGGTGAAGCCCTCCGTCGTATCGAAGGCTAAAGAAATCGCGGTCAAGGCGCCTGTAAAGGCTCCTGTCGCAAAGAAGGTCGCGGCTAACCCCGTGGCGGTAACAGCGCCTGCCGCAAAGGCGCCCCTCGTGAAAGCTCCTGTCGCACAGGTGGAGGTTCCGGTTCTGCCGGCGGCCGCTGCCGCCAACGCCGTTACAACCGACAAGGTAGCGCAAGATACTCCCACCTCGCAGATCACATCCGCGCCGGAGACGGAAAAGTCCGCACTCCCGGCGGCAGCAGAAGGAACGAAAACCGTGAACGACGTTATCGAGAACACCAAGAAGTACACCGACGAAGCCAAAACCCGCTTCCAGTCCGCCTTCGCCGATATGAACGAGAAGGCGAAGAGCGGCGTCGAGAAGTCGACCAAGGCAATCGAGGAAATGGCAGACATTGCCAAGGGCAACGTCGAAGCCATCGTAGAATCCGGCAAGATCGCGGCCAAGGGCGTTGAAGCCATGGGCCAGGACGCCGCCGAATATGGCCGTCTGACCTTCGAGAAGGCCAGCGCAACGATGAAGAGCCTGGCCGCCGTTAAGTCGCCGACCGAATTCTTCCAGCTTCAGAGCGAAATGCTCTCCAGTGCGTTCGACGCCTTTGCCAAGGAAAGCGCGAAGACCAGCGAAGCGCTCATCAAGCTCGCCGGTGAAGTCGCGCAGCCGATCAGCAGCCGCGTTTCGATCGTGACCGACAAGGTCAAGTCGCTCGCGGCCTGA
- the clpS gene encoding ATP-dependent Clp protease adapter ClpS, whose product MSDDGKDDEGGTGTTGPGVGIATRTRTRTKKPSLYKVLMLNDDYTPMEFVVHVLQSFFKMDMEEATRVMLHVHQRGVGVCGIFSYEVAETKVNQVMDFARQNQHPLQCTLEKA is encoded by the coding sequence ATGAGCGACGACGGCAAAGATGATGAAGGCGGCACGGGCACCACAGGTCCGGGCGTTGGCATAGCGACGCGCACGCGTACGCGGACCAAGAAGCCATCGCTCTACAAGGTGCTGATGCTCAATGACGACTACACGCCGATGGAATTCGTGGTTCACGTCCTGCAAAGCTTCTTCAAGATGGACATGGAGGAAGCGACGCGTGTGATGCTGCATGTGCATCAACGCGGCGTCGGCGTCTGCGGCATATTCAGCTACGAAGTCGCCGAGACCAAGGTCAATCAGGTGATGGACTTCGCACGGCAGAACCAGCACCCGCTGCAATGCACGCTGGAGAAGGCGTAA
- a CDS encoding spore coat protein U domain-containing protein, producing the protein MASLTPYILRLIALLIASLSPPAIACQVTTPTAVNIGTYSPSAVKVGNAPLTKTGAGFSCESANVLTLLSGNFLKARVKSDATLVLTSATATDRISYRLFADAAATTELKPGIAAYYMEGTVVNLLNLLGPARLTCPCISGLPAPDL; encoded by the coding sequence TTGGCAAGTTTGACGCCGTACATCCTCCGGCTGATTGCCCTCCTGATCGCCTCACTATCCCCGCCCGCGATCGCCTGCCAGGTCACGACGCCTACCGCTGTAAACATCGGCACCTACTCGCCCTCCGCAGTGAAGGTGGGCAACGCTCCGCTGACTAAGACCGGCGCGGGCTTTAGCTGCGAGAGCGCCAATGTCCTTACGCTGCTCAGCGGCAACTTCCTGAAGGCTAGGGTGAAGAGCGACGCTACGCTCGTTCTCACCTCGGCCACCGCGACGGACAGGATATCCTATCGCCTGTTCGCCGATGCGGCCGCCACGACCGAATTGAAGCCCGGAATCGCGGCTTATTACATGGAGGGGACTGTGGTGAACCTCCTGAACCTGCTGGGTCCGGCGCGATTGACGTGCCCGTGTATTTCCGGCTTGCCAGCACCGGATTTGTGA
- the rlmB gene encoding 23S rRNA (guanosine(2251)-2'-O)-methyltransferase RlmB — protein sequence MKRGHRTGKPKGGFPRFYGRHAVTAALANENRIVRKIWGTREALAALELPPVLPIVYADVADLGRMVPSDAPHQGIVAEVEPLDDIWLGDILEEGRDDSRPILVLDQVTDPHNVGAILRSAAAFDALGIVTQDRHSPAETGVLARAASGALEIVPWVRVVNLARALDEIAEANYWRIGLDGEAEVTLDKAIGESRVALVLGAEGEGLRHNSMAHCDILAKLPISPRMESLNVSNAAAIALYAAAVG from the coding sequence ATGAAAAGAGGACATCGTACCGGAAAGCCCAAGGGGGGATTCCCCCGCTTCTATGGCCGTCATGCGGTCACTGCAGCGCTCGCCAATGAGAACCGCATCGTGCGCAAGATATGGGGGACGCGGGAGGCCTTGGCCGCGCTGGAACTCCCGCCTGTCCTGCCCATCGTCTATGCCGATGTCGCCGACCTTGGCCGGATGGTGCCGTCGGACGCGCCGCATCAGGGCATCGTCGCCGAGGTGGAGCCGCTGGACGACATCTGGCTGGGCGACATTCTGGAGGAAGGGCGCGATGACAGCCGGCCGATCCTGGTGCTCGATCAGGTGACGGACCCGCATAATGTCGGCGCGATCCTGCGCTCGGCCGCTGCTTTCGACGCATTGGGGATCGTGACGCAGGACCGCCATTCCCCTGCCGAAACGGGCGTTCTGGCCCGCGCGGCATCCGGCGCGCTGGAGATCGTGCCGTGGGTGCGTGTCGTCAATCTGGCCCGGGCGCTCGATGAGATTGCGGAGGCGAATTACTGGCGCATCGGTCTGGATGGCGAAGCCGAGGTAACGCTCGACAAGGCTATCGGCGAATCGCGCGTGGCCCTGGTGCTGGGCGCGGAAGGCGAAGGGCTGCGTCACAACAGCATGGCGCATTGCGACATCTTGGCGAAGCTGCCGATCAGCCCGCGCATGGAGTCGCTGAACGTCTCAAATGCCGCGGCGATCGCGCTCTATGCGGCGGCGGTCGGCTGA